Within the Salvia hispanica cultivar TCC Black 2014 chromosome 4, UniMelb_Shisp_WGS_1.0, whole genome shotgun sequence genome, the region CAAAAACTATTAGTCTAGTAGCTGTTGTCTGCCTTGCTCACACCCTGGCATTTGGTCAGTTGTACTTTACTGTGGAGATCattgttatttttgtaaaatgtaAACTTCCAATAATCTGTCATTCAAAAAACCAAATCAGAAGACCAGTCCCCAAACATTCTCCACCATTAAAACTACCAATAATCTTTGCAAGAACAAGCTCCATCTCTGAAATGATGAAACCGACTAATATCCCTCACAACAATATCCCTCTCAAAAATCTTGGACAACAGTTTTATCGCAAGGTGGCAATCACCACACACCCTCAAGTTCTTCACGATCCTAATCAGAGTCCTTGGTGGCGTATTTATAAGCACAAATGCAATCGCAATCTTCTCACTATGATAAGTAAGAGCAgtctccttctcctcctcctctatGTCAGCAAGCACGCTCGATGTGCGAGGCGCGTAGCCCTCCAGCCTAAGCAGCCTCGTCATCTCAGAGAGCATAGCGTATATAGCCTCCGTTTGAGCGTGAGATACATCTCCCATCACAAACTCATGCACCCGGTTGCCTAGCTCAACTAGGCTGTGCCCCGGCACTTTCTTGATCCCCTCTTTCATCATTGCTCGCCTCACGTTGTGAACATCCGACCATCTCTTTTCAGCTGCGTAGAGATTAGAGAGAAGCACATAGTCTCCACAGTGTTTGGGATCCAACTTTCTTAGCTGATCTCTTGCAATCTCTGCTATCTCTAGATGTTTCCCACTCAACGAGCATGCCCCAAGCAAAGTCCTCCAGATCACAGCATTGGGTTGTATAGGCATGTTGAGTATGTAGTCATATGCCTTCTGCACTAAGCCCGCTCTGCCCATGAGATCAACCATGCATCCATAGTGTTCGATTTTTGGCACAATGCCATAATCTTTCGACATCTTGTCAAAATATGCAGACCCTTGATCCACCATTCCGCAATGGCTGCAAGCATATAGCACGCCCACGAAGGTAATCTCAGTCGGGACCAATCTCCGTTGCTCCATCTCCTTGAAGAGCTCGAGTGCTTCCTCACCGAATCCATTGACAGCCATCCCTACAATCAATGCAGTCCATGACACTACGCTCCTTTCCTCCATCTCATCAAAGACCTGCTTCGCCTCCGTGATGTTGCCACATTTGGTATAGTGAACCACGAGAGCGTTTACAGCGTGCAGATTCTTATCCAAGCCCACCTTCATCATATAAACATGAGCCCTCCTGCCTAAGGCCAATGCACCTAGATCAGAGCAAGCAGTGAGCAAGCTAACTAAAGTGAAACCATCTGGTTTGACACTGTCCAATCCCATTCTTCCGTAAAGCGTCAACGCCTCGTTTGGCATACCGTTCGCAGCATACATATTGATCACAGAATTCCAAGCCACAAGATCTCTAACCGGCATTTTATCGAACACCTCGAGGGCGCTCTCAACCCGGCCACAGGCGCCGTAGAAATGAAGCAAGGCGTTTTGAACAAACATCAGCGAAGAAAACCCATCTTTCAACGCGGCGCAATGCACCTTCTCCCCCTCTCTCAGCACGGCCAGCTTGGCGACGGCTTTGAGAAGAAAGGGGTAAGTATGGGTATCGGGGTGCGCAGAGCTCCCGCGAAGTCGGCGGTACATCTCGAGAGCAGGGGATGGATCGTCGCTCTCAGCGTATCCTCTGATCATTGTGCCCCAGGTGAATATATTTGGGTGGGGAATTTTGTCGAACACCTGGCGGGCGTAGTGCATTGGCGCCGAAAGAGAGACGAGCTTGAAGATGAGGTGTTTCCCCATGTCGGGGTCGGCAAGGGGAACGCCGTGACGGACGGAGAAGGCGTGGAGCTGCTTCAATTTGGGGAGGGAGGTGGCGCACGAGTACAAAAGCGCGATGCATTTCTTCAGAATGTACGTCTGCCTGAATGCGAATTCCGGCGAGAGTCGTTGCTCTGGTTGCATTGGCCACTGatgaaattaaagtaaataCGTAATAAACGAGtaaagttttatttaaattgaccGTGCTTCTGATATCATCCCTAACCATActccaaaaatgagttttggtgtatAAATCTTCTTTAATCATACACTAAACATGAGGTTActttaaaaaagataaaaattcaaaaatgtgtaaattttaaaatttgtgtaaacggttggagtaaaattatatttttgcgtcacatatactcaaaaataGATTTGAGTTTGATTATAGATGGTCTAAAATTTTgatagttataaataaataaattaattaaatggtAGTGAACATTAATAAGTTAATTTTATCAACTTTCACGGGCTAATTGtttagtttttataaaatttaattattcacaTTATTTGGCaaattaagtataattaatCTCTATTATTCTTTTTGTCAACTCAAATGGGTTTggattatgaatttatgatgGCGGGGGCGACTCGGGGCAAATAAAGAAGGGATTGGACACTCCTCGCTGAtcgggaggtcgtgggatccgcggTCGGGCCGTCGCCAGAAGTCGCCGCTATAGTTCAGTCGGCCGTCGCTTCTTCGGGCCACCCAACGTCGCACTCTCGCCCCGAACTTCCTCTGAGTCCCTTCAACAACAAGAAGCACTCCCGTAAGGTGAACTCCTTTATACTTCCTCCAAGGGGAATCTGACTCGCGGCCATCCTCCGGAGTCGCCCCGCCTCGCTCGACTTCGAGCCGACGGAGGGCGTATGGCGTACACCCGGGCAAAACGGCCCACCGCGGCCCTGGTGCGCTCCCACccccttccggacctcctcgttgccgaagtccttcccgtgcATGGCAAGACTCCTCTTATAGGCAGCTCTAATctttcgcccacatgttgacgaccccgctggttgttcgcaaccagctgatcgtcgcacacctccaaTCACCCCTTGGCCaccccggcgtactcatcctccgtccacttcctccggccgGTGGCAGCGGGCTGCGATGACTCGCCGAAGGCCTCGCCCCCTTTCCCCTCCCCCTCGCTCTCTTCTTCCTGGCGCGTTCGGCCGCCGCCGGGAACGGGGAGTATCATCgtccccgagatcgatcctTATATCATGCAAACCGACGTAAGGTCATCGTTAGAGACTCAAGGCTCTCCACCGGGgagtcgacgtgtgagacggcCGCCAAAATCAAGCTGATGAGGACCGATATACCGCGTCCTCCCGGCGGACTTCTCGCACCTCTCAAGCATCCCCCCGccgccatcatccccatcatctctGCCGCGTGCTGTACTGGGGCATACCCCCACCCGGCGTCGGGCTGACTGCCCGCCGCCTGGCATCCCCCCGGCATACTCCCCCGGTTCCCCCATCGCCCCCGGCGCACCCGCCCATCATCCACCATCATCTCGATTCCAAGGGATGTTAAACCCCGGCCCATTCGGCTCCCCATCCAGTATCCCACAGTACCGTGCGGGAGTCTCGAGGATCCACTCGGCTGCCGGATCGGACTCATTGTTGCagatccatcgctcgatgatgctcttgtacataaAGTtagggagagagaaaaactcgttaaaacaagtggtgcaaatgaaaatgaaacgaaaatcgcgttttatatatgatttaaaaaaaatatcgaaaaatcacacatggccgatcgggccgccccAATGGCGGCTAGGCCGATCGGGTTACGACGAGCGCGatcgggccag harbors:
- the LOC125222636 gene encoding pentatricopeptide repeat-containing protein At4g21065, with the protein product MQPEQRLSPEFAFRQTYILKKCIALLYSCATSLPKLKQLHAFSVRHGVPLADPDMGKHLIFKLVSLSAPMHYARQVFDKIPHPNIFTWGTMIRGYAESDDPSPALEMYRRLRGSSAHPDTHTYPFLLKAVAKLAVLREGEKVHCAALKDGFSSLMFVQNALLHFYGACGRVESALEVFDKMPVRDLVAWNSVINMYAANGMPNEALTLYGRMGLDSVKPDGFTLVSLLTACSDLGALALGRRAHVYMMKVGLDKNLHAVNALVVHYTKCGNITEAKQVFDEMEERSVVSWTALIVGMAVNGFGEEALELFKEMEQRRLVPTEITFVGVLYACSHCGMVDQGSAYFDKMSKDYGIVPKIEHYGCMVDLMGRAGLVQKAYDYILNMPIQPNAVIWRTLLGACSLSGKHLEIAEIARDQLRKLDPKHCGDYVLLSNLYAAEKRWSDVHNVRRAMMKEGIKKVPGHSLVELGNRVHEFVMGDVSHAQTEAIYAMLSEMTRLLRLEGYAPRTSSVLADIEEEEKETALTYHSEKIAIAFVLINTPPRTLIRIVKNLRVCGDCHLAIKLLSKIFERDIVVRDISRFHHFRDGACSCKDYW